In one Anoxybacillus amylolyticus genomic region, the following are encoded:
- a CDS encoding DNA translocase FtsK, which translates to MNWLKRLIRYFFQEESQALEYDIPPQASAPEVEVKVTYQYPSGKFRFPLIPDDRRSVVVDGEPVEKEMMDIPSFTSVKSRFVGNQSIEKERTKRYLAEKRPFRPTEVPSPVYGYKARPTPVERTTDESTNFSETNFPPEAAIPLHLEDAVCEARLFEEAVQGSKKAPFSEQIAQGSEEESFFKEAVQGSEEVVDEREEELLREEAPAPKAAPQKQEVTKTEERKPSSRIPYNVMMLKQDRKRLEEKKKEVADGYRFPSLDLLQPPQARKEFDEQWLHEQRKRLDETFQNFHIGAKVVGVTQGPTVTRFEVQPAPGVKVSKITSLADDIKLSLAAKDVRMEAPIPGKSTIGIEVPNVNSRPVFLREVLQSEAFRRNSSPLSVALGLDLSGAPIVTDIKKMPHGLIAGATGSGKSVCINAMLVSLLYKAAPHEVKLLLIDPKMVELAPYNHIPHLVSPVITDAKAATGALKWAVEEMERRYELFVHMGVRDIEKYNELVKKEGAQEQHLPYIVIIIDELADLMMIAPADVEEAICRIAQKARACGIHLLVATQRPSVDVITGLIKANIPTRIAFSVSSQVDSRTIIDTNGAEKLLGKGDMLFLENGTSKTVRLQGNFVSDEEIERVVAHVKAQMPPAYLFEQDDFLKQSTLSNDGDDLFYEACEFVVQQGGASTSSLQRRFRIGYNRAARLIEMMEEQGIISEARGSKPRDVLITEEELVQLQENSVF; encoded by the coding sequence ATGAATTGGCTAAAACGCCTTATTCGGTATTTTTTTCAAGAAGAAAGCCAAGCACTAGAATACGACATACCACCACAAGCGTCAGCGCCAGAGGTAGAGGTGAAAGTGACGTATCAATATCCGTCTGGAAAATTTCGCTTTCCACTAATCCCTGATGATCGGCGATCGGTAGTTGTCGATGGCGAGCCGGTAGAAAAGGAAATGATGGACATCCCTAGCTTTACGTCCGTAAAAAGTCGCTTTGTCGGCAACCAATCGATAGAAAAAGAAAGAACAAAACGTTATTTGGCAGAAAAGCGCCCGTTTCGTCCGACCGAAGTACCTTCGCCTGTTTATGGATATAAAGCGCGTCCAACGCCAGTGGAGCGAACAACTGACGAATCAACGAACTTTAGCGAAACGAATTTTCCGCCAGAGGCAGCAATCCCTCTTCACCTAGAGGATGCGGTGTGTGAGGCGCGCCTTTTCGAAGAAGCAGTGCAGGGAAGCAAAAAAGCACCCTTTTCCGAACAAATAGCTCAAGGAAGCGAAGAAGAGAGCTTTTTCAAAGAAGCGGTGCAAGGAAGCGAAGAAGTAGTGGACGAAAGGGAAGAAGAGCTTTTGCGAGAGGAAGCACCTGCTCCTAAAGCAGCACCCCAAAAACAAGAGGTGACGAAAACGGAAGAACGAAAGCCATCGTCGCGCATCCCATACAACGTGATGATGTTGAAACAAGACCGAAAAAGATTAGAAGAAAAGAAAAAGGAAGTAGCGGATGGCTATCGTTTTCCGTCGCTTGATTTATTGCAGCCGCCACAGGCGCGAAAAGAATTCGATGAACAATGGTTACATGAACAACGAAAGCGCTTGGATGAAACGTTTCAAAATTTCCATATTGGAGCGAAAGTCGTCGGTGTGACGCAAGGACCAACGGTAACGCGTTTTGAAGTACAGCCCGCACCAGGCGTCAAAGTAAGCAAAATTACAAGCCTTGCCGATGACATTAAGTTAAGCCTTGCGGCAAAAGACGTCCGTATGGAAGCGCCGATCCCAGGAAAAAGCACAATTGGTATCGAAGTACCAAACGTTAATAGCCGTCCGGTATTCCTTCGCGAGGTGTTGCAAAGCGAAGCGTTTCGCCGGAATTCGTCACCGCTTTCCGTCGCGCTTGGGTTAGATTTATCTGGAGCGCCGATTGTCACTGATATAAAAAAAATGCCGCACGGGCTTATTGCTGGCGCCACTGGTTCTGGGAAAAGTGTCTGCATTAACGCCATGCTTGTGAGCTTATTGTATAAAGCAGCTCCGCACGAAGTGAAACTATTATTAATTGACCCGAAAATGGTCGAATTGGCGCCGTACAATCATATTCCGCACTTAGTCAGCCCGGTCATTACCGATGCAAAAGCAGCAACCGGGGCGCTCAAATGGGCGGTCGAGGAAATGGAGCGGAGGTATGAGTTGTTCGTCCATATGGGCGTACGAGATATCGAAAAATATAATGAGCTCGTGAAAAAAGAGGGAGCGCAAGAACAGCATCTTCCTTATATTGTCATTATCATTGATGAATTGGCTGACTTAATGATGATCGCTCCGGCGGATGTAGAAGAAGCGATATGCCGAATTGCTCAAAAAGCGAGAGCATGTGGTATTCATTTACTCGTTGCGACGCAGCGTCCGTCGGTTGATGTTATTACGGGATTGATTAAAGCGAATATTCCGACGCGCATTGCATTTTCAGTTTCATCACAAGTCGATTCGCGGACGATTATCGATACAAATGGGGCAGAAAAATTGCTTGGAAAAGGCGATATGCTGTTTTTAGAAAACGGTACATCGAAAACGGTGCGACTCCAAGGGAATTTTGTTTCCGATGAAGAAATCGAGCGAGTCGTCGCGCACGTGAAAGCGCAAATGCCCCCAGCTTATTTATTTGAGCAGGACGACTTTCTGAAACAAAGCACGCTATCGAACGATGGAGACGACTTATTTTATGAAGCGTGCGAATTTGTCGTGCAGCAAGGAGGTGCTTCCACCTCGAGTTTGCAAAGGCGGTTTCGCATTGGCTACAACCGCGCTGCCCGCTTGATTGAAATGATGGAGGAACAAGGAATTATTTCGGAAGCACGCGGAAGCAAACCGCGGGATGTGCTGATTACGGAAGAAGAATTAGTGCAGCTTCAAGAAAATAGCGTCTTTTGA
- the ytpR gene encoding YtpR family tRNA-binding protein has protein sequence MNVFYNRDGIGDVLLVSLKPLDAEKRAIEKKGDVVRIFDETTNETAGYNIFNISSYYAVHGNGTVEVTDELVDVVNELLAKNGFSETIEADFSSKFVVGYVKEKQKHPNADKLSVCQVDVGTEVLQIVCGAPNVEAGQKVVVAKIGAVMPSGLVIKEAELRGVPSYGMICSARELELPNAPQEKGILVLSDEYEVGQPFMR, from the coding sequence ATGAACGTATTTTATAATCGTGACGGAATTGGAGACGTATTACTTGTTTCGTTAAAACCGCTCGATGCCGAGAAGCGAGCAATCGAGAAAAAAGGCGATGTCGTACGCATTTTCGACGAAACGACGAATGAAACGGCAGGGTACAATATTTTTAACATTTCTTCTTATTATGCGGTTCACGGGAATGGGACAGTAGAGGTAACGGATGAACTTGTGGATGTGGTGAACGAGTTGTTAGCGAAAAATGGTTTTTCGGAAACAATCGAAGCCGACTTTTCCTCAAAGTTTGTCGTTGGCTATGTGAAAGAAAAACAAAAACATCCGAACGCAGATAAATTAAGCGTTTGCCAAGTCGACGTCGGAACAGAAGTGCTGCAAATTGTGTGCGGAGCGCCAAACGTGGAGGCGGGGCAAAAAGTAGTGGTGGCAAAAATCGGTGCCGTTATGCCGAGTGGGCTTGTCATTAAAGAAGCAGAGTTGCGTGGCGTTCCATCGTATGGAATGATTTGTTCGGCCCGTGAGCTAGAATTGCCAAATGCGCCGCAAGAAAAAGGCATCCTTGTTTTGTCGGACGAATACGAAGTCGGACAGCCATTCATGCGATAA
- a CDS encoding DUF1444 domain-containing protein, which produces MDSKTMAEEIERRLAPYDWAFHFDRKKDTLRIEDKETKKGVTISLPSIIAKWEETKEEAIEEIVYYVEQTLCTMQKTYTLFGKEKDIYPVIRSTSFPTETNDGIPLVYDEHTAETRIYYALDLGNTYRLIDKKLMEQENWDVRHMKEMARFNVRSLAVPVKEDTVAGNTFYFVNTNDGYDASRILNEPFLASVSAKITGTMLVAVPHQDVLIIADIQNDIGYDVLAQLTMSFFASGRVPITALSFLYENGKLEPIFILGKNRRK; this is translated from the coding sequence ATGGACAGCAAAACGATGGCGGAAGAAATCGAACGCCGGCTAGCTCCGTACGATTGGGCGTTTCATTTCGACCGAAAAAAAGATACGTTACGCATTGAAGACAAAGAGACGAAAAAAGGGGTAACAATTTCGCTTCCAAGCATCATTGCGAAATGGGAGGAAACGAAAGAGGAAGCGATTGAAGAAATTGTTTACTATGTCGAGCAGACACTTTGCACGATGCAAAAAACATACACGTTATTCGGTAAGGAAAAAGACATTTATCCAGTCATTCGCTCTACGTCGTTTCCCACGGAAACAAATGACGGCATTCCGCTTGTATACGATGAACATACGGCGGAAACGCGCATTTATTATGCGCTCGATTTAGGAAATACATATCGACTCATTGACAAAAAGCTCATGGAGCAGGAAAATTGGGATGTTCGCCATATGAAAGAAATGGCGCGCTTTAACGTCCGTTCGCTCGCGGTTCCTGTGAAAGAAGATACGGTGGCAGGAAATACGTTTTACTTCGTCAATACAAACGACGGCTATGACGCAAGCCGTATATTAAACGAGCCGTTTTTAGCCAGCGTATCAGCGAAAATAACGGGAACGATGCTTGTTGCGGTGCCGCACCAGGACGTGCTTATTATCGCTGATATTCAAAACGACATCGGGTACGATGTGCTCGCTCAATTGACGATGAGCTTTTTTGCGAGTGGGCGTGTACCGATTACAGCGCTTTCGTTTTTATACGAAAATGGTAAACTAGAGCCGATTTTTATCTTGGGAAAAAATCGCCGCAAATAG
- a CDS encoding thioredoxin family protein — MKTIETAAQYEEVKNTKKVIFVFSADWCPDCRFIEPVLPEIEQTFSEYAFYYVDRDQLLDVCQNENVFGIPSFIAYDNGKELGRFVSKDRKTKEEIEQFIRGL; from the coding sequence ATGAAAACTATCGAAACAGCAGCGCAATATGAAGAGGTCAAAAATACGAAAAAGGTTATTTTCGTTTTTTCAGCGGATTGGTGCCCAGATTGCCGGTTTATCGAGCCGGTGTTACCGGAAATCGAACAAACATTTTCCGAGTATGCGTTTTATTATGTTGACCGTGACCAACTATTAGATGTTTGCCAAAATGAAAACGTATTTGGTATTCCAAGTTTTATCGCGTATGACAACGGCAAAGAACTCGGTCGCTTTGTCAGCAAAGACCGAAAAACGAAAGAAGAAATTGAGCAGTTTATTCGCGGGCTGTAG
- the iscB gene encoding RNA-guided endonuclease IscB: protein MFVYVINKHGNPLMPCSPRKARILLKNKKAKVVKRTPFTIQLLYGCSGYKQPISLGVDAGTKHVGLSATTKNQVLLEAEVQLRTDIQELLATRRQFRRSRRNRKTRYRKARFLNRKKPNGWLAPSIQHKMDSHIKLVKWVHSMLPITHITVEVAQFDTQKIKNPDIQGAAYQQGEQLGFWNVREYVLYRDGHTCQWCKGKSKDPVLNVHHMESRKTGGDSPSNLITLCKTCHDRIHREGLEHEIQRRFSSLKDASHMTAMRWFIWNGLKKVYPHVKHTYGYITKHTRIVHGLAKTHMVDARCISENPLATPSDTVFLLKFVRKNNRQLHKATISKGGKRKANKAERFIKGFQLFDKVLYNSQECFVFGRRSSGYFDLRLLDGTRIHASASYKKLKKVEHASTLLIERRKGDSSPTFALA, encoded by the coding sequence TTGTTCGTGTACGTGATCAATAAGCATGGCAATCCATTGATGCCGTGCTCACCAAGAAAAGCAAGGATATTGTTAAAAAACAAAAAAGCAAAAGTAGTAAAAAGAACACCGTTCACGATTCAACTACTATACGGTTGTAGCGGATACAAGCAACCGATTTCTCTAGGTGTAGACGCAGGAACAAAACATGTTGGGCTATCCGCTACCACAAAAAATCAGGTGCTTTTAGAAGCAGAAGTACAATTGCGTACGGATATTCAAGAATTGTTAGCAACGAGGAGGCAATTTCGCAGAAGCCGGAGAAATCGAAAAACAAGATATCGAAAAGCCCGATTTTTGAATCGTAAGAAGCCAAACGGCTGGTTAGCCCCTTCGATTCAGCATAAAATGGATAGTCATATCAAATTAGTAAAATGGGTACATTCGATGCTTCCGATTACCCATATCACCGTTGAAGTGGCACAATTTGATACTCAAAAGATAAAGAATCCTGATATTCAAGGTGCAGCATATCAACAAGGAGAGCAATTGGGCTTTTGGAACGTGAGGGAGTATGTATTGTATCGAGACGGTCATACATGCCAATGGTGTAAAGGAAAATCGAAAGACCCTGTACTGAATGTCCATCATATGGAAAGCAGAAAGACGGGTGGCGATTCCCCGAGTAATCTCATTACACTGTGCAAAACTTGCCACGATAGGATTCATCGAGAGGGATTAGAACACGAAATACAGCGGAGATTCTCTTCGTTGAAAGACGCTTCCCACATGACAGCGATGCGTTGGTTTATCTGGAATGGACTAAAGAAAGTGTATCCGCATGTGAAGCACACGTATGGATATATCACAAAACACACTCGTATTGTGCATGGATTGGCAAAAACGCACATGGTAGACGCTCGTTGTATCAGCGAAAATCCTCTTGCCACACCGAGCGACACTGTGTTTCTGCTGAAATTTGTTCGTAAGAATAACCGTCAATTACACAAAGCAACGATATCGAAAGGCGGAAAAAGGAAAGCCAATAAGGCGGAACGGTTTATCAAAGGGTTTCAGTTATTTGACAAAGTTCTGTACAATAGTCAAGAATGTTTTGTGTTTGGCAGAAGAAGTAGCGGATATTTCGACCTTCGGTTGTTAGATGGCACAAGAATCCATGCTTCGGCAAGTTATAAGAAACTAAAAAAAGTGGAGCATGCGAGCACATTATTGATTGAAAGGAGGAAGGGCGATTCCTCCCCGACTTTCGCTCTCGCTTAG
- a CDS encoding DUF84 family protein, which yields MMIAIGTKNRAKVAAVEAVFADECDQIVPIAVDSGVAAQPFSDEETRMGAIYRAKQACAKAQADVGIGLEGGVVEIDGALWVCNWGALVDRNGTVICAGGARFPLPCEVAEEVLNGKELGEVMDEYTGKRNIRQKEGAVGVFTNGYVSRTDMFFHIVKLLAGQYEFFVKTNASRCQLPTT from the coding sequence ATGATGATTGCCATAGGGACGAAGAACCGAGCGAAAGTAGCGGCCGTTGAAGCGGTGTTTGCCGATGAATGCGATCAGATCGTGCCGATTGCCGTCGATTCGGGAGTAGCGGCGCAGCCGTTTTCCGATGAAGAGACGCGGATGGGGGCGATCTACCGTGCTAAACAGGCGTGCGCTAAAGCTCAGGCTGATGTCGGCATCGGTTTAGAGGGCGGCGTCGTGGAAATAGACGGCGCGCTATGGGTATGCAATTGGGGAGCACTTGTTGACCGGAACGGTACAGTAATATGTGCAGGTGGCGCCCGTTTTCCTTTGCCTTGCGAAGTAGCGGAAGAAGTGCTGAACGGCAAAGAGTTGGGCGAGGTTATGGATGAATACACTGGGAAGCGGAATATCCGCCAAAAAGAAGGGGCAGTCGGCGTTTTTACAAACGGGTATGTAAGTCGAACAGACATGTTTTTTCATATCGTCAAACTATTGGCAGGACAATACGAATTTTTTGTCAAAACGAATGCTTCACGCTGTCAACTACCCACCACTTAA
- a CDS encoding M42 family metallopeptidase — translation MNVETLQLFKTLTELPGAPGNEHAVRQFMRKELEKYADDIVQDRLGGIFGVKLGTEGDPVVMVAGHMDEVGFMVTAITDQGMVRFQALGGWWNQVLLAQRVHIITDHGPIIGVIGSVPPHLLSDDQRNKPMDIQHMLIDVGADDREDAKRMGIKPGQQIVPVCPFTPMENAKKILAKAWDNRYGCGLAIELLKELKGETLPNTLYSGATVQEEVGLRGAQAAAHLIQPDIFFALDASPANDMTGSKKEFGHLGKGALVRIYDRSMVTHRGMREFVLDMAETHRIPYQFFISPGATDAGRVHIANSGIPSAVIGICSRYIHSHASIIHVDDYAAAKQLLIELVKACDRSTVEAIRQNS, via the coding sequence ATGAATGTGGAGACGCTTCAGTTATTTAAAACGTTAACGGAATTGCCGGGAGCACCAGGCAATGAACATGCGGTGCGGCAGTTTATGCGCAAAGAATTGGAGAAATATGCTGACGATATCGTTCAAGATCGGCTTGGCGGTATTTTTGGGGTGAAGCTAGGTACAGAAGGCGACCCAGTTGTCATGGTAGCAGGACATATGGATGAGGTCGGGTTTATGGTTACGGCAATTACCGACCAAGGAATGGTTCGCTTCCAAGCGCTTGGCGGCTGGTGGAATCAAGTGTTGTTAGCCCAACGTGTCCATATTATCACCGATCACGGGCCAATCATAGGAGTCATCGGTTCTGTTCCGCCGCATTTGCTTTCGGACGACCAGCGAAATAAGCCGATGGATATACAGCATATGTTGATTGACGTTGGCGCGGATGATCGTGAAGATGCAAAGCGAATGGGGATTAAACCTGGTCAACAAATTGTGCCAGTTTGTCCATTTACCCCGATGGAAAACGCGAAAAAAATTTTAGCGAAAGCATGGGATAATCGATATGGTTGTGGGTTAGCGATTGAGCTGTTAAAAGAGTTAAAAGGAGAAACACTGCCGAATACGCTATACTCTGGAGCGACCGTTCAAGAAGAAGTCGGATTGCGTGGGGCGCAGGCGGCTGCGCATTTGATTCAGCCGGATATTTTCTTTGCCCTCGATGCTAGCCCAGCGAATGATATGACCGGAAGCAAAAAAGAGTTTGGCCATCTCGGCAAGGGGGCGCTCGTTCGCATTTATGACCGCTCGATGGTGACGCATCGAGGCATGCGCGAGTTCGTATTAGATATGGCCGAAACGCATCGCATTCCATACCAATTTTTTATTTCTCCGGGAGCAACAGACGCAGGGCGCGTACATATCGCCAACAGCGGAATTCCTTCAGCGGTCATTGGTATTTGTTCCCGCTATATTCACTCGCATGCTTCGATTATTCACGTCGACGACTACGCAGCAGCGAAACAGCTCTTAATCGAGCTTGTCAAAGCATGCGATCGCTCGACTGTTGAGGCGATTCGCCAAAATAGTTAA
- a CDS encoding PepSY domain-containing protein — translation MNWRTFIAGATAGFAAACFVQSWRNNQLLSSEKALALAKKAFQHAGPISGSWIQTTKEMYEKDGIIYHVYKGGICRGEEQYEFTIDAYTGTVIEKSRL, via the coding sequence GTGAACTGGAGAACATTTATCGCCGGTGCGACCGCAGGTTTTGCCGCCGCTTGCTTCGTGCAATCATGGCGAAACAACCAATTGCTTTCATCAGAAAAAGCGCTCGCACTCGCGAAAAAGGCGTTTCAACACGCTGGGCCAATTAGTGGATCGTGGATTCAAACAACAAAAGAAATGTACGAAAAAGATGGGATCATATATCACGTGTATAAAGGTGGCATTTGCCGCGGCGAGGAGCAATATGAGTTTACCATCGACGCCTATACAGGGACGGTTATTGAGAAGAGTAGGTTGTAA
- a CDS encoding YtnP family quorum-quenching lactonase, giving the protein MEQLQVGDVTITWLNGGVTHLDGGAMFGVVPKPLWSKKYPCNENNQIELRTDPLLLQIDGKHILIESGIGNGKLSEKQKRNFGVTEESSVEQSLQKLGLTPNDIDFILMTHMHFDHACGLTKWVGDKLVSAFPNARIVTSQVEWDEMRQPNIRSRNTYWKENWETIVDQVVIFTEETEVVRGIRMVHTGGHSDGHSIVVIESNGETAVHLADLMPTHAHQNVLWVLAFDDYPMTSIAQKQKWIPYAIEKRAWLTFYHDAYYRALKWDDNGEIVESILRKR; this is encoded by the coding sequence ATGGAACAATTACAAGTAGGCGATGTAACGATTACGTGGTTAAACGGAGGGGTGACACATTTAGACGGCGGTGCGATGTTTGGCGTTGTACCGAAACCGCTCTGGTCGAAAAAATATCCATGCAATGAAAACAACCAAATTGAATTGCGAACCGATCCGCTGTTGCTTCAAATAGATGGAAAACATATACTCATTGAATCAGGGATCGGCAATGGGAAATTATCCGAAAAGCAAAAGCGTAATTTTGGCGTTACGGAAGAATCCAGTGTGGAGCAGTCACTTCAAAAACTTGGATTAACACCGAATGATATTGATTTTATCTTAATGACGCATATGCATTTTGATCATGCATGCGGGTTGACGAAATGGGTCGGGGACAAGCTCGTATCCGCTTTCCCGAACGCTCGAATTGTCACCTCTCAAGTGGAGTGGGACGAAATGCGACAGCCGAATATTCGCTCGCGCAACACCTATTGGAAAGAAAACTGGGAAACGATTGTCGATCAAGTGGTGATATTTACGGAGGAAACCGAGGTCGTTCGTGGTATTCGAATGGTGCATACCGGCGGCCATAGCGATGGTCACTCCATCGTTGTCATTGAATCAAACGGTGAAACAGCCGTTCATTTAGCAGACTTAATGCCGACGCATGCGCATCAAAACGTGTTGTGGGTGCTCGCCTTTGACGATTATCCGATGACGTCGATTGCTCAAAAGCAAAAATGGATTCCGTACGCGATTGAAAAACGAGCATGGCTGACGTTCTATCATGATGCGTACTATCGAGCGCTGAAATGGGACGACAACGGAGAAATAGTAGAAAGCATTTTGCGAAAACGATAA
- the trmB gene encoding tRNA (guanosine(46)-N7)-methyltransferase TrmB, giving the protein MRLRNKPWAKEKIAAYPQYIIPNPEQYKGRWHEVFGNENPIHIEIGTGKGKFITEMAKANPHVNYIGIELYESVIVSALDKLIEHNLPNLKLLNINAKELANVFAMGEVARIYLNFSDPWPKKRHEKRRLTYRSFLALYEQILVDEGEIHFKTDNQGLFEYSLVSFSQYGLLLTFVSLDLHRSDFVGNIMTEYEEKFAAKGNRIYRCEVKYPSKKR; this is encoded by the coding sequence ATGCGTTTACGAAATAAGCCGTGGGCGAAAGAAAAAATCGCCGCTTATCCACAATACATTATTCCGAATCCGGAACAATATAAAGGCCGATGGCATGAGGTATTTGGCAATGAAAACCCCATCCATATCGAAATTGGTACAGGAAAAGGAAAATTTATTACCGAGATGGCAAAAGCGAATCCGCATGTAAATTACATCGGCATCGAGCTTTATGAAAGCGTCATCGTTTCTGCGCTAGATAAGCTAATCGAGCATAATCTGCCGAACCTTAAACTATTGAACATAAACGCCAAAGAATTGGCGAACGTATTTGCTATGGGCGAAGTAGCACGTATTTATTTAAACTTTTCCGACCCGTGGCCCAAAAAACGGCATGAAAAGCGACGGTTGACGTATCGCTCGTTTTTAGCGCTTTATGAACAAATTTTAGTGGATGAAGGAGAAATCCATTTCAAAACCGATAACCAAGGACTATTTGAATATTCGCTCGTCAGCTTTTCCCAATACGGGCTGTTATTGACGTTTGTGAGTTTAGACCTTCATCGAAGCGATTTTGTTGGAAATATTATGACCGAGTATGAAGAAAAATTTGCAGCGAAAGGAAATCGGATTTACCGCTGTGAAGTGAAATATCCGTCGAAAAAACGGTAA
- a CDS encoding YtzH-like family protein, translating into MPLNHEHQMTVLKDILSNHQTDCCGTVSECEQIERLAKSLMANGQIDQPVKQVLPSIYDYGQAGKYSADLDSHISEHQQQLSDWVDQLT; encoded by the coding sequence ATGCCGTTAAATCACGAACATCAAATGACCGTACTTAAAGATATTTTATCGAACCATCAAACCGACTGCTGTGGAACGGTATCAGAGTGTGAACAAATTGAGCGACTCGCGAAATCATTAATGGCGAACGGACAAATTGACCAACCAGTAAAGCAAGTACTTCCTTCCATTTACGACTATGGCCAAGCAGGAAAATATAGCGCTGACCTCGATTCGCACATTTCCGAGCATCAGCAGCAACTATCGGATTGGGTAGACCAACTTACGTAA
- a CDS encoding phosphotransferase family protein, whose translation MEQILGKEWEITPAGGTTGDAYVAEYDGRKLFLKRNSSPFLAVLSAEGIVPKLVWTKRMENGDVITAQQWLNGRELKPQDMGSEQVASLLRKIHRSQDLAEMLRRLGKKPLFPQAMMEKLESLLQPWSDEPIVTQAFAWLKEHLSSLRCEELVVCHGDMNHNNWLLSEDGQLYLIDWDGALIADPAIDIGMLLYTYIPKEKWENWLKFYGLECTSDLQLRMKWYTIVQTLYALVWQKGKQMEKEVQQSLYFLKNVLDN comes from the coding sequence TTGGAACAGATACTGGGAAAGGAGTGGGAGATCACTCCTGCTGGTGGAACTACTGGAGATGCATATGTTGCTGAATATGATGGACGAAAATTATTTTTAAAACGCAACTCTTCCCCCTTTCTCGCCGTTTTGTCAGCGGAAGGAATCGTCCCAAAACTCGTCTGGACGAAACGGATGGAAAATGGCGATGTCATTACCGCTCAGCAATGGCTTAATGGAAGAGAGTTAAAACCACAGGATATGGGAAGCGAACAAGTTGCCAGTTTGCTGCGGAAAATTCATCGCTCGCAAGATTTGGCAGAAATGTTACGAAGACTAGGAAAGAAACCGCTTTTTCCGCAGGCGATGATGGAAAAATTGGAATCGTTGTTGCAACCATGGAGCGACGAGCCAATCGTCACACAAGCGTTTGCTTGGCTGAAAGAACATCTTTCTTCTCTTCGCTGTGAAGAGCTTGTGGTTTGTCATGGGGACATGAACCATAATAATTGGTTGCTTTCAGAGGACGGTCAGTTGTACTTAATCGATTGGGATGGGGCATTAATCGCTGACCCTGCAATCGATATTGGGATGTTGCTTTACACATATATCCCAAAAGAAAAATGGGAAAATTGGCTAAAGTTTTACGGATTAGAATGTACGAGTGATTTGCAGTTACGCATGAAATGGTATACAATCGTGCAAACGTTGTATGCTCTTGTATGGCAAAAAGGGAAACAAATGGAAAAAGAAGTGCAACAATCGCTTTATTTCTTAAAAAACGTTCTCGATAATTAA
- a CDS encoding nuclease-related domain-containing protein — translation MGQLIKLQDYISRYETDVYRYASEFIRLKKKQWEKVKEEWENGETSPSVDTSIEWLEERPSFWQSMKRWWKRSNLEEEIKPVVSEEERFFASLFVTEPKTLDELKVLFLEKMVQLQIKWASSTVKYESIVDKKFYYEEPLKYFLQRFPDTYLCLYKPVFLVKSAPVELDIILVSPTATWCVTFAEGEIIVGSSERFWTEMGKGGEKKLVNPLISLYRTEKIIADLYERYAIELPIKKVVLNRTGYLDYRYAPNDVLLIDKRYYDQWFASLRSLTAPLKHVQLKATFHLLQHCYSHYYERQWHEE, via the coding sequence GTGGGGCAATTAATTAAATTGCAAGACTACATCTCTAGATACGAAACAGATGTCTATCGATATGCAAGTGAATTTATTCGCTTGAAGAAAAAACAGTGGGAAAAGGTAAAAGAAGAATGGGAAAACGGAGAAACGTCCCCTTCTGTTGATACATCAATAGAATGGCTAGAAGAAAGACCATCATTTTGGCAGTCGATGAAACGGTGGTGGAAGCGTTCTAACTTAGAGGAAGAAATAAAGCCGGTCGTGTCGGAGGAAGAGCGTTTTTTCGCCTCGTTGTTTGTGACTGAGCCAAAAACGCTTGATGAGTTAAAAGTGTTATTTCTTGAAAAAATGGTTCAGCTGCAAATAAAATGGGCGAGCTCGACGGTCAAATATGAATCGATTGTGGATAAAAAATTTTATTACGAAGAACCATTGAAATATTTTCTACAGCGGTTTCCAGATACGTATTTATGTTTATATAAGCCGGTTTTTTTAGTCAAAAGCGCTCCGGTGGAACTGGATATTATTTTAGTTAGTCCGACTGCGACGTGGTGCGTGACGTTTGCGGAAGGAGAAATTATTGTTGGATCTAGTGAACGATTTTGGACGGAGATGGGAAAAGGGGGGGAGAAAAAATTAGTGAATCCACTTATTTCACTCTATCGAACGGAAAAAATTATCGCTGATTTATACGAGCGCTATGCCATTGAACTGCCGATTAAAAAAGTCGTGCTCAACCGCACCGGATACCTTGACTATCGCTATGCGCCAAATGATGTACTGCTTATCGATAAACGGTATTACGACCAATGGTTTGCTTCCCTAAGAAGTTTAACTGCACCGTTGAAGCACGTCCAGCTCAAAGCAACTTTCCATTTATTGCAACATTGTTACAGTCATTATTATGAACGACAATGGCATGAAGAATGA